One Streptomyces sp. P9-A2 DNA window includes the following coding sequences:
- a CDS encoding transposase, with the protein MVQAGGFGAVTRAVDGFGGFAKQYEQIEKVSAHHGNFWEVLLYGQIGRDRAVMFDLAGKLEFTATSEGSRVLDALAHAQRHQSARGEYITAVNDEGKEVDISFATQNWRKAVVDKTRTGQFVRKHFEAMVFTALTEELRTGNVAVVGSEEYADWSEQLLAWEVVRETLGSYLVEVGLAEPGESAEFDAKFFRRQLEDKLRNAAAATDAGCPENEGLVIDPETGVPSLKAFRADGQRPSAKRLEQEIRARMPERSLMGIVARTAYWVEWWRRFGPPSGNEPKLTDPLGRYVIVTFVKGTNMGPYEAARHIPGVSGHELSYVANKHFSIMLLNEAISDLVNAHARLDISQAWGDGTAVAADGTHMDTYLDNLLSETSVRYGKPGGIAYHHVSDTYIALFTHFIPCGVWETVYIIEGLLKNTSEVQPTTVHADTQGQSFPVFALAHLLGFDLMPRIRNWKELTFYRPSKQSEYVHIDALFGELGKHVIDWDLIESQFRHLMRVAVSVREGTISSSTLLKRLRSGSRKNATYAAFREVGRVIRTVQLLRYLSDAPLRRRVTAATNKVESFNRFSQWVGFGNRGVIADNDPIEQEKSMKFNALLTNMVIFHNALDIAEIIRQLLEEGWEIDPEDLAHISPYLTEHVNRFGEYSTHELGIQPEAYDPKLDVDFTPLREQSLIAAGLGQAA; encoded by the coding sequence GTGGTGCAGGCCGGCGGGTTCGGCGCGGTCACCCGCGCGGTGGACGGCTTCGGCGGGTTCGCCAAGCAGTACGAGCAGATCGAGAAGGTCTCCGCCCACCACGGCAACTTCTGGGAAGTGCTGCTGTACGGGCAGATCGGCCGGGACCGGGCGGTGATGTTCGACCTGGCCGGCAAGCTGGAGTTCACCGCGACCAGTGAGGGCAGCCGGGTGTTGGACGCACTCGCGCACGCCCAGCGGCACCAGAGTGCCCGCGGCGAGTACATCACTGCCGTCAACGATGAGGGCAAGGAGGTCGACATCTCCTTCGCCACCCAGAACTGGCGCAAGGCCGTGGTCGACAAGACCCGGACCGGGCAGTTCGTCCGCAAGCACTTCGAGGCGATGGTCTTCACCGCCCTCACCGAGGAACTACGCACCGGCAACGTCGCGGTGGTCGGCTCGGAGGAGTACGCCGACTGGTCCGAGCAGCTGCTGGCCTGGGAGGTTGTCCGGGAGACGCTGGGGTCCTACCTGGTGGAGGTCGGCCTCGCCGAGCCGGGCGAGAGCGCCGAGTTCGACGCGAAGTTCTTCCGCCGGCAGCTGGAGGACAAGCTGCGCAACGCTGCCGCGGCGACGGACGCTGGGTGCCCGGAGAACGAGGGCCTGGTGATCGATCCGGAGACGGGAGTCCCGTCGCTGAAGGCGTTTAGGGCTGACGGCCAGCGTCCCTCGGCGAAGCGGCTGGAGCAGGAGATCAGGGCGAGGATGCCGGAGCGTTCCCTGATGGGGATCGTGGCCCGGACCGCGTACTGGGTGGAGTGGTGGCGCCGTTTCGGCCCGCCGTCGGGTAACGAGCCCAAGCTCACCGACCCCTTGGGCCGCTACGTGATCGTCACGTTCGTCAAGGGCACCAACATGGGCCCGTACGAGGCCGCCCGGCACATCCCCGGCGTGAGTGGCCACGAGCTGTCGTACGTCGCCAACAAGCACTTCTCAATCATGCTGCTGAACGAGGCGATCTCCGACCTGGTGAACGCGCACGCCCGCCTGGACATCTCGCAGGCATGGGGCGACGGGACCGCCGTCGCGGCGGACGGCACCCACATGGACACCTATCTCGACAACCTGCTCTCCGAGACGAGCGTCAGGTACGGCAAGCCGGGCGGGATCGCCTATCACCACGTCTCGGACACGTACATCGCGCTGTTCACGCACTTCATCCCGTGCGGCGTGTGGGAGACCGTCTACATCATCGAGGGCCTGCTGAAGAACACCAGCGAGGTGCAGCCGACCACGGTGCACGCGGATACTCAGGGCCAGAGCTTCCCTGTCTTTGCGCTCGCGCACCTCCTGGGCTTCGACTTGATGCCCAGGATCAGGAACTGGAAGGAACTGACGTTCTACCGGCCCTCCAAGCAGAGCGAGTACGTGCACATTGACGCCCTGTTCGGGGAGCTGGGCAAGCACGTCATCGACTGGGACTTGATCGAGTCCCAGTTCCGCCACCTGATGCGGGTGGCCGTCTCCGTACGCGAGGGCACGATCTCCTCCTCCACGCTGCTCAAGCGGCTGCGCTCTGGGTCGCGGAAGAACGCCACCTACGCGGCCTTCCGCGAGGTCGGCCGCGTGATCCGTACTGTGCAGCTGCTGCGCTACCTCTCAGATGCGCCGCTGCGGCGGCGGGTGACCGCGGCGACGAACAAGGTGGAGTCGTTCAACCGGTTTTCCCAGTGGGTCGGCTTCGGTAACCGCGGAGTCATCGCCGACAACGACCCGATCGAGCAGGAGAAGTCGATGAAGTTCAACGCCCTGCTCACGAACATGGTGATCTTCCACAATGCCCTGGACATCGCCGAGATCATCCGCCAGCTGCTGGAAGAAGGCTGGGAGATCGACCCCGAGGACCTGGCCCACATCTCGCCGTACCTGACCGAGCACGTCAACCGGTTCGGCGAATACAGCACGCACGAACTCGGCATCCAGCCGGAAGCGTACGACCCGAAGCTTGACGTCGACTTCACCCCGCTCCGTGAGCAGAGTCTGATCGCCGCCGGCCTCGGTCAGGCCGCTTGA
- a CDS encoding winged helix DNA-binding domain-containing protein, with the protein MLDRESVRRLRAHAQALAGGAREDSAEAVVRRVFAIQAQDATASDLGIRVRGRDITAQAIRTAYEKERSIVRGWYMRGTLHTIPSDNARWILRLLAPQVLATTSRRYQQLGLDDDLRQRADHLIRRVLAAHGPLTRAELTEHLTTLGIPPDGQAPFHLIRHAALTGILCHGPQRAGEATYVLLNDWLPTTGRFRWEEDAALAELARRYLAAHAPATLEDFAAWSGLPVTWARRAWKLLAESGVITEYGGLTMLAGRMEELPGPSDTPDVRMLPAYDNYLIGYRTREVSVPAVHEARVWPGGGLIRPTVIADGLAIATWSRGSGSRSIQVDAFEPVPPQIEQGIDMEKEAVVGFLRPSA; encoded by the coding sequence ATGCTTGACCGCGAGAGCGTCCGCCGGCTGCGGGCCCACGCCCAGGCCCTGGCCGGCGGAGCACGGGAGGACTCTGCCGAGGCGGTCGTCCGACGGGTCTTCGCCATCCAGGCCCAGGACGCCACAGCCTCCGACCTGGGCATCCGGGTACGCGGCCGGGACATCACCGCCCAGGCCATCCGCACGGCATACGAGAAAGAGCGGAGCATCGTCCGCGGCTGGTACATGCGCGGTACCCTGCACACCATCCCCAGCGACAACGCCCGCTGGATTCTGCGACTGCTCGCACCTCAGGTCCTTGCCACAACAAGCCGTCGCTACCAGCAGCTGGGCCTGGACGACGATCTGCGCCAGCGCGCCGACCATCTCATCCGGCGCGTTCTCGCCGCGCACGGCCCGCTTACCCGGGCCGAGCTGACCGAGCACCTCACCACCCTCGGTATCCCGCCGGACGGGCAGGCGCCGTTCCACCTGATCCGCCACGCAGCACTCACCGGCATCCTCTGCCACGGCCCACAGCGCGCCGGTGAGGCCACCTATGTACTGCTCAACGACTGGCTGCCCACCACCGGGCGCTTCCGGTGGGAGGAAGACGCTGCCCTCGCCGAGCTGGCCCGTCGCTACCTGGCCGCACACGCCCCCGCCACCTTGGAGGACTTCGCCGCCTGGTCCGGGCTGCCGGTCACCTGGGCCCGCAGGGCCTGGAAACTGCTGGCGGAATCCGGCGTGATCACCGAGTACGGCGGCTTGACCATGCTCGCCGGGCGGATGGAGGAACTCCCGGGCCCGTCTGACACTCCAGACGTTCGCATGCTGCCCGCCTACGACAACTACCTGATCGGCTACCGCACTCGCGAGGTGTCCGTCCCCGCTGTCCATGAGGCTCGCGTCTGGCCGGGAGGCGGTCTCATCCGGCCGACCGTCATCGCCGACGGCCTGGCCATCGCCACCTGGAGCCGTGGCTCCGGCTCGCGCTCCATCCAGGTGGATGCGTTCGAACCTGTCCCGCCTCAGATCGAGCAGGGTATCGACATGGAGAAGGAGGCCGTCGTCGGCTTTCTGCGGCCCTCCGCATAG
- a CDS encoding alpha/beta fold hydrolase, with translation MATFVLVPGAWLGAWAWEDTARALRERGHTALPLTLTGLAEHADQGGPETDLDTHIADITGFVERNDLRDVTLVAHSYAAAPVTGAAGRLGDRLERVVYVDSAPFAAGMCMLDLMPPQAADQLRQQVDASGDGWRLPMPPFEVLGLSSSLDGLDEGQRDALRSRATPQPFGAFTQRLAGPAEPGPGVDRVLVACRDFTGLLDAGVPMLAYLNQPPWRRFDLPTGHWPMLSAPAELADILDKAVS, from the coding sequence ATGGCCACCTTCGTACTCGTTCCCGGCGCCTGGCTCGGGGCGTGGGCCTGGGAAGACACCGCCCGCGCTCTGCGGGAGCGCGGTCACACGGCGCTGCCGCTGACACTGACCGGCCTGGCCGAGCACGCCGACCAGGGCGGCCCCGAGACGGACCTGGACACGCACATCGCGGACATCACGGGATTCGTCGAGCGGAACGATCTGCGCGACGTCACGCTGGTCGCCCACAGCTATGCGGCTGCTCCGGTGACCGGGGCAGCCGGACGTCTCGGTGACCGGCTGGAGCGCGTGGTCTATGTGGACAGCGCCCCGTTTGCCGCGGGCATGTGCATGCTCGACCTCATGCCACCGCAGGCAGCGGACCAGCTGCGCCAGCAGGTCGACGCGTCTGGCGACGGGTGGCGGCTGCCGATGCCGCCCTTTGAGGTCCTGGGCTTGTCCAGCAGCCTCGACGGGCTCGATGAGGGCCAGCGGGACGCTCTGCGCTCGCGTGCTACCCCTCAACCGTTCGGCGCCTTCACCCAGCGTCTCGCCGGCCCGGCCGAGCCCGGTCCCGGTGTGGACCGTGTCCTGGTCGCGTGCCGTGACTTCACGGGGCTGCTGGATGCAGGGGTGCCGATGCTGGCCTACCTGAACCAGCCGCCGTGGCGGCGCTTCGACCTGCCCACCGGGCACTGGCCGATGCTGTCCGCGCCCGCCGAACTCGCCGACATCCTCGACAAGGCCGTTTCCTGA